A window of the Thiomicrospira microaerophila genome harbors these coding sequences:
- the tsaE gene encoding tRNA (adenosine(37)-N6)-threonylcarbamoyltransferase complex ATPase subunit type 1 TsaE, which produces MIHNHDFSKSYNLADESSTILFGQKCAHVVQSLALMEPGLVIYLRGDLGMGKTCFSRAFVQHFLPGQRVKSPTYTLIESYAADYFSIHHLDLYRLSDPEELEFLGLRDLLDGAYIALIEWPDKAKGFLIPADINIEIRSSATGRILSIEACSEALKRQWIDIYSHL; this is translated from the coding sequence ATGATTCATAATCATGATTTTAGCAAATCTTATAACCTAGCGGATGAATCCTCTACCATTTTATTTGGGCAGAAGTGCGCTCATGTTGTTCAAAGTCTTGCCTTGATGGAGCCAGGCCTGGTGATTTATCTGCGTGGTGATTTAGGTATGGGGAAAACCTGTTTTTCACGGGCTTTTGTTCAGCATTTTTTGCCGGGTCAGCGCGTTAAAAGCCCCACCTATACCTTGATTGAGTCTTATGCAGCAGATTATTTCAGTATTCATCATTTAGATTTATATCGTTTGAGTGATCCTGAAGAACTGGAGTTTTTAGGTTTGCGTGACTTACTAGATGGTGCTTATATCGCATTAATAGAATGGCCAGATAAGGCTAAAGGTTTTTTAATTCCCGCCGATATCAATATTGAAATTCGGTCATCTGCAACTGGACGAATCTTAAGCATTGAGGCATGCTCTGAAGCGTTAAAGCGGCAATGGATAGACATTTATTCACATTTATAG